The genomic window TTCCAATCCGTTCAATGCGCGCTTGGAAGCGATGCATTCCATTCTGGAACAGATTTCCAGTTCTGTTGGGGAGGATGTCCAGGAACGGTATTACCGTGAGTTCACCACCACGGATGCCATCGCGGAGCTGGGAGTGACGGTGGTCCGGGAAGCCAGGGTGGAGGAAATCACCTATCTGATGGCTGAAGGAGACGCCAAGGCTCTGGCCGCCCAACGAACCGATCTGGTCAACAAACGGAACGCCCAGGACGCCTTGATCGCATCCCTGCTCTCCCAGACTGACCAGGCATACCGGGACAACCAGGACGTCCAGGCGATCCAGTACGGGCTGGATGCGTTGTATGCCGCCGTGACGGAGCCAAGTTCCTACGATGCCGACACGTTGCTCAAACGCTCTCTCAAGTACATTGACGCGATACGGTTCCGGCTTTCCTCGGTGGATCCGGCCCATGCGACGGCGACAGTCCGTGTCGACCGCAAACGCCTGCTGTTCTCCCCCAAGGTGCGGAACGCCCCGATCGCGGCGCGATTCCTCAGCGAAAATCTGCAGGAAGGGCGGTTTGAGGACCGCCTGTTGTTCAACTCAGGGAGCGGTGGGATATTCCAATTCCATCCGTATATCTCCAGCATCATCAACGCAGGGGAGATATCATTCGTCATCGACATCCAGGACCGGTTGGAGAAACTCAAGCCGGTGCTTTCCGCTGATGTGTACCAAAGCCTGGTGGATGCGGTGGAAGCCCATTCCGTTTCATTCTCCTATGCGTTTGTTTCTCCCTATGCCTCTCATCCCATGGTGGTCAACATCCAGGAGTATTCCATTGACGGAACGTTGCTTGACCGCCATGAGGTTCAGGACAAGATGGTGTCGTATCTCACGACGGAAGGCATCACTTCCCTCATTGACACCAGCGCGACCAACGATGGCGTGGATTTGGCAAAGGAAATACGTGCGCGCTATCCTGACAGTCCATACTTATTGTACGGAACGGTTGGGGTGGTGGAATACCCCATGGTCGGACAGACGAGGTTGGTGGTGGCCAGCGGACAGATGCGTCTGTATGATCTTGCCACCGGCAACGTGGTGATCGACACGACGGAGATCAAAGCGACGGGAGAGGACCAGGAATCGGCGTTCTCACAGATTGCCGCGGTAGCCGCTTCCTTCTTCTCTGAGTATCTGTAGGATGCCAGGGGCGTCGTTGGAGATGATTCCCCGGACGCCCAGCGAAAGCATCGCCTGGAGGGAAGAACGGTCATCCACCGTCCACGCGACCATCGGATAGCGATGGCACGGGCGTGCGTAACGCCAGTCCGGCTTCAGGTAGGTTGCCCGGGCGACGTGGCGGCATCTTCCGTTCCGGATGATCTTGGGGATCCCTTTTTCTGAGCTGTAGATCACCGCGGTATCCAACTTGCCTTTTGACGCGTGGTTGAAACGCCGGACGGACAGCGGGTTGAACGAACTGACCAGGACGGAATCGACCATGCCATGGGTCTGGATGGCTTTCCAGAGCAGGGGTTCCAGACCCCGGCCACGCAGGCTGTTGTCCTTGATCTCGATGTCGAAGTACAGCTTGCCTTTTCCCAGTTCCAGCACCTCATCCAACAGGGGAATGCGTTCCTGCCGGTCCTGGTAGGCGCCGACATTCACCTTCTGCAGGGTGGAAAGATCCTGTTCCTCGATGAGCAGCTCGGTATGCGCGGTGCGGGCGAGGGAGAAATCATGGGCGACGACCAGGTTTCCATCCCGGGTCAGGTGTACGTCCAGTTCGACGCCGGGGATGTGGTGGTCGATGCACGCCTGGAACGACGGCAGCGTGTTTTCCGGATGCTCGTTCGGACATCCCCGGTGTCCGAACAGCAGAAAATGATCAGGCGTGATCCGCATGGCAGGCGGAGAAGAGCAGGGCGATCTCTTCTTTCCATTTTGTTTCATCCGGGGTTTCCAGGATCAACGGGATGTCCTGGAAACGGGGATCCTGGACGATCCAGGAAAACGGTTCCTTTCCGATGGCTCCTTCCCCGATGCTTGCATGGCGGTCCACATGGCTGCCGAAGGCGCTTATCGCGTCATTCAGATGCATGCCGGCAAGGCGGGGAAACCCGATGACCGCTCCGAATGTCTCAAACGTTTTCTCGTACGTTTCCCTGGTTCGGATATCATATCCCGCTGCGAAAATGTGGCAGGTGTCGATGCACACGCCGATCGCCTCAGGGTGGTTGCTGTATCCGATGATGTCCCGGATCTCCTGGAACGTCGATCCGACGTTGGTGCCTTGCCCCGCCGTCGTCTCGATGACCGGCATGACGGTCGGGACCTGCTCGATGGCAAGATCGATGGACTGGGCGACCAGGCGGAGACACTGGTCCACGCTGATCTGGTTCAGATGGGAACCCGGATGGAAGTTCAGCTTTTCCAGATGCAGGGCGTCGCACCGGCGCATCTCTTCAAGGAACGCCGCTTGGGCGGAACGCAGTTTCTCTTCCACCGGACTGCCCAGGTTGATCAGATAGCTGTCGTGGGGGAGGATCGCCTTGGGAGAGAAACCCAATTGCTCCACGGTGGAACGGAACGCGGTGATCTGCCCTTCCGTAAGCGGGGGGACGGTCCACTGCCGTTGGTTCTTGGTGAACAGGGCGAACGCATTGGCCCCCAGATCATGCGCCTGGATGGCGGCGTTCTCCAACCCTCCCGCGATGTGGGTGTGACAACCGATGTATACCATGCCTGTATGATACTGTCTCAGAAGGGAAAGGACAACTTCTCACGGTACGTTGTTCCTTCTTCCCGGGAAAAACGATATGCTGGATCGGTATGAGTGACCAGCAGTTCAAAGAAGGGGATTCGGTTTCCCAGTTCACGTTGCGTCAGGTGTGCGACCTTCCCGATTACCAGGCGAAGGGATACCTGTTCGTCCATGATGTCACCGGTATGGAAGTCTGCTTTGTGGAGAACCAGGATTCCGAGCAGTTCTTCAGCTACATCGTCCGGACCATCCCCACCGATGACACCGGAGTGCCCCACATTCTGGAACACAGCACGCTTTCCGGAAGCAGGAAGTACCCGGTGCATGATCCATTCATGGATTTGGAGAAAGGGTCGACCAACACCTATCTCAACGCGATGACCTATCCGGACAAGACGATCTATCTTGCCGCCTCCCCGCTCTCCAAGGATTTCTCCAACCTGTTTTCCGTGTACACCGACGCGGTGTTCCACCCGTTGCTTCGCAAGGAAGCGTTCCAGCAGGAGGGGATCCGTCTGGTCAAGGATGCCAAAGGCGTCCGCTGGGAAGGGGTGGTGTTCAGCGAGATGCTGGGCTCGGCAGCCGATCATGACGAGGTGCTTGCCCGTCAGGTGATCAAAGCGCTGTATCCGGATGACTGCTATCGCTTTGATTCCGGCGGGAACCCCTGTTCCATCATTCATCTGACCTACCAGGGGTATCTGGATTTTTATCGTTCCCATTACCATCCTTCCAACTGCCGGCTTTTGGTCTACGGGGACAATGATATTCCCGCCCTGTTGTCCTTCCTGCAGGACGGTTATCTGAAAGACTACCAACGGGGGGTGACGCTTCCTCCGGTTTCCTTGGATCCCGCCTGGCATGGCGCGAGCAAGGTCGTTCCCGGACCATTGGAAGGGAAAGGCAAGGAGAACGGCGCGTCGATCCTTGTGGCGTGGCGGACGACCGACGCGTCCGATCCCTTGGAAGTGACCACCTTGGACACGCTCTCCGACCTGCTTCTGGATGATCCCAGTTGCCCGTTGTACAAAGCGTTGCTGGAATCCGGATTGGGGGAGGACATCTCCCCGGAGTCCGGCATGGTGGCCGATTTTCCCCAGATGCCGTTCATGGCCGGCTTCAAGGGCATCAAACCGGGAAAGGAAGACGAAGTGGTGGAGCTGGTGGACCGGACGCTCCGCTCCATCGTCAAGGAAGGAATCGGGGAGGAAGCCATCCAAGGCAGGATGAAGCGTTCCCGCTTCAAACAGCAGGAGATCGCGGGCTCCGTTCCCCAGGGACTGAGGATCATGGACCGCGCCATGGCAGGCTGGATGAACGGCAAAGGTCCGTTCTCCACCATGCAGGTGGGGCCGGCGTTGGACGCGTTGGATGCGCAATTGGCAAAAGATCCCCGGTATTTTGAGCATTGGATCGAACGAAACCTGCTGGACAATCCCCGACGGGTCGTCATCTCGCTGTACCCTGATGAAGCGTACCTGAAGCACCAGCAGGAGTATCTTGCCCAACAGGCGGAGAAAGCGGTGACGGCCGACGCCACGTTGGACGAGGAAAGCCGCCATTTTCTGGAATACGAGAATACGCCGGATGGTGAAGAAGCCCACAGGAGCGTTCCCCGTCTGTCCATCGCCGACCTGCCGGTGGACATCAAACCCAACCGGTATGAGACCCACCTCTGTCTGGATCGGCCGGTGTATACGATGCAGCAGTTCTGCAACGGCATCGTCTACCTCTCCATCGCCGTCCTGGTGGACGACCTGCCCGACGAGGAGTTCCGGTATCTTTCCCTGTACACACGGCTGTTGCTGGAGACCGGGGTGGGGAAACTGAATGACCGAGAGGCGGCGCTGACGATGAAACGGCTGTTTGGGGGCGTGGCCATTCTGGTGGACAGTGACAGCGACATGCAGGACCATCAGTCTCATGCCACGGTGACGGTCCGGCTGAAGATGCTGAAGAAGGATCTGCCTGAGGCGTTGGCGTTCGCCACCGACCTGTGGCTTTCCGCCCATGTCACCGACAAGGCGCGGATCCATGTGGCGTTGGGGGATCTGAAAGGGGACTACCGTGACAGCGTCACCTATGGGGCGAGCAGTTTCGCCAGCCTGTACGCGTCCGCTCCGTTCACCCAGGCAGGGTGGGAGAGCGAGGAGGTGGGTGGCGTGAGCCAGTGGGAGTTCCTCACCGGCCTGAAACACTTGGATGCCGTCTCCGCCATGATGGGCAGGCTCCAGGAGAAACTTGCATCCCGCAGCAGGATGGTCTTCCACCTCACCGGGGATGACCCCGTGTCATTGCTTCCCTCCATGGAGCGGTTCATTGGTTCCTTTCCGGACAGGCAGGTGCCGGCAGTCCGTCGCACCCAGCCGTTGATCGCTCCGGATGAAGTGCGGTACCGGGCGTTCTCGCTTCCCAGCAACGTCAGCTACTGCGCCCTGGTGCATCGCAGTGATCCCCTCTCCAGCCCGCTCCAGGTTGCCGAAATGGTGCTGGGGCAGATCATGACGACCAATGACCTGTGGAGCAGCGTCCGTATGAAAGGCGGGGCGTACGGGGTGGATGCCCGTACCAATCTGTCCGACCAGCTGTTCCAGTTCATCACCTACCGGGATCCCCGCATCAGCGGCAGTTTCCAGGATTACCGGACGGTGTTGCAACGGTATGCGGCAGAGGAGCCTTCCCAGGAAGAGATCGAGAACGCCAAGATTTCGTTGATCGGCCTGGAACTCAAGCCGCTGGGCCCCAGTCAGGCGGCGACGATTTCATTCAAGCGGATTTTGATGCGGTACGATGACGTGATGCGCGAGGCGCGGCGAAGACAGTTGCTTTCCGTGGACGGCGCGATGCTTCGTCAGGCGGCGGAAAGCCTGCTGGCGAAGTTGGACGCCGAGCGGAGTCTGGTGGTGTTCACCTCCCGCAAGATGCTGCAGAAGGATGGCGCGTTCCCCGCTCAGCTGACGTCGCTTCCGTTGTAAAGTCCTTTTCCCAAGGAACGATCGCCCCAGATTTTGGAGAGTTGGTTCATCAACTTGGGATCTTTGAGCTTCAGGACGACGCACTGGCGGATGGATGCCTCGCTGCGGGCGATATCTTCGGCCAGCGTCCTGCAGGTCGGCGCGCCGCACAGTCCGCAGTCGATGCCGGGAAGCGCGTTCGCGATCATCCGGGAGTTCTCCATCTTGTGGATCGCCTTGGACGTGTCGGTGTCCCAGACCAGTGCCTCCGAGGGGATGGGGCGTTCCATCTCCATGTCGTTTCTGATGATGTCCTGGTACTGGTCGATCCGCTCCTGCAGCGCGTCATCCAGTTCGGACGGCAGGCTTTGCGCCCAGTGGCGGAGCCGTTCGTTGGCCAGGAACCGGTTGCGTACGGTAAGCACGCCGCCGGCGCATCCCTCGGCGCAGGCGTCCAGTTCCAGGAAATTCAGGTTGGTGTTCTCGTCTTCCTCCAGCTGTTCCAGGAAGTCGATGACGTTGTGCATTTCATCCACCGCCATGGCGCGCTCGGTGACGCCAATGCATTCCCCCTTGACGGTGGACCAGAGCAGTGCGGATGCCGTGCATCCGGGGAAGGTGAAGCCATCGGGAAGGGAAGGATCCGGGGTCTTGTGGGAAGAGAGGTATTCCCTGACCTTGTTGTACGCCGTATCCATGTTGATGGCTCCTTGGAACAGTCTGCTTTCATCGCTGCCGGTGGTCTTGATCTGGGCGATTTTCGCCGCGCAGGGGGTGAAATAAAATACCCCGATGGTCTGGGCGTCCACACCTTCGGCAAGGATCTCGGCACGGGCGAACATCGCCATGATCTGCGACGGGGGCCTGCGAAGGGTCAGATCCTCAAGCAACAGGGGATAGCGCATCTGGATCAGTTTCATCACCGCCGGACAGTAGTTGCTGATGGTCAGTCCTGTTTTGGGGATGATCCGGGGAGAGAGCTGGTTCAGGACATCCACGCCGCTTTCGGCCAGGTACAGGTCGGTGAATCCCAGTTGTCGGATCGCCTGGCAGATATGGGGGATGGTGTACGTGTCGGGAAACTGGGCGAAGAAGATGGCCGGGACGATGGCCACCCGGCGCGCGTAGCGGGTGACCTCTCCGAACGGTGTCTGTTCGATGCGGATCGCCCCATGGGGGCAGGCGTGCAGGCATTGCCCGCAGTTGATGCACAGTCCGGAGAGCACGTGGGCATGGCCGTCATGGATCCTGATGGCTTGGGTGGGGCACTGCTTCATGCAGTGGGTGCATCCCCAACACACATCCTGGTCGATGGTCAGACTATGATGCATCATTTCCTCCTTCAGGCAATCTTGAAGAACATCGTGATATGGGTATGGTCGCCCGCCTTGGTGACGATGTCCAGCTTGTCGGCGTTCTTCTTGATGTTGGGCAGCCCCATGCCAGCCCCGTATCCCAACGCCCTCACTTCATCACTTGCCGTCGACCATCCCTCCTGCATGGCGAGGTTCAGGTCCGGAATTCCCGGTCCGGTGTCGATCACCTGGACCGTCACGCCGGACTCATCCACATCCAGCACCACCTTTCCCCCGTAACTGTGGGCGATGACATTCACCTCCGCCTCGAACGTGGCGACGACGATCCGTTTGATGACCAGGGGGTTGATGCCCAGTTTCTTCAGGATCTGCTTGATGGCGCTTGCCGCCGCACCTGCCACGGAGAAGTCTTTCGCCGGTACCGCATATTCCGCATGCATCTCAATACACCGGCTTCAATCCCGCATTGTACAGAAGCGCGCTGGACTTGAATGCCGAATACGGGGTGCAGGCAAGTGCGATGTCCAGCTCGTTGGCCATCGCGATCATCGTCTGGCTGGGGAACTTGTTCCTGACCAGAAGAATGTTGGCGATGTCACTCATTTCCGCCGTGCGGATGCTCTGGTTGTTGGACAACCCGGTGATGAGCAGGATGTCGTCCTCAAGAAGGGTCAGCACATCGCTCATCAGGTCGCTGGCGAACCCAAGCCGCACCTCCTGGTCAAGGTGGGACTGTCCGCACACCAGTTTCGCTCCGGTAACCTGGATGACTTCACGGAATTTCATGGAAAGAAGTATAGCACGAAACAGAGATGATGTGAGAAAAACAACCGGTCAGTGATACAGGCTGTTCACACCGTTCTTGGAGAGCAGGTCGGTGACGGAAGAGAGATCCATCGCCGTGGTGGCCAGGGAGATGGCGGAAGCCTTGGCCAGGGCGATCATCGCCGCGGTGGGCTGGTGCCCGTCGGTGATCAGAATATCCGGGATGTCGCTCATCAGGGCGGTGCGAACCACCAGAATGCCGCACAGATCGGTGACCATCAAGGCATCAAAGCGGGAAAGCACCAGCACGGAACTCATCATCGATGTGGTGTACTCCAAGGATATCTCCTTCTCAGCGTGGAGATCCCCGGTCAGGGAGGTGCCTTGGACAAGGCGAATGATATCCTTCAGCAACATGACTTCAGCGTATCGTGCATTGGGGTTTTTCGCAACGGTTCCTCAGTGCTTGACGATCTCTTTGATGGCGTGCCCGATCAACATCTTGGTGTATTTCTTCAGCTTGAGTTCCGTGTCCAGTGGCTGGGATCCCCGCTCCCCGAGGAACAGTTCCCCGACGTTGTGGTATTTGGAGAAGATGGCAACGGCATCCGCCTCTCCTTGGCGCTCGTGCCCGTCAATCGCTTCCTGGTCGAAATTCAGCGTCCCGGAGAAGAAATCCCCCAGACTGACCGAAGGAACGATTTCGACGAAGTGGGCGCCGGGAAATGCCGATTTGTCCACGTAGTCCCGCTGCGCCAGATAGACGACGATGAAATTGCGGTAGCCCCGCTCATACAGCGGCCGTACGGGGACGTTGTCCCCCAGGCCTCCATCGAAGAAACTCTCCCCTTCCATTTCCACCGGGGTGTAGACCAGCGGGATGGCACTGGTGGCCGTCAGGATCTGGACGCCGTCGGTGCGGGAAAGATGGTTCAGCAGAAACGTGTACGGCCGTTGGGTCCTGCTGCCCCAGCAGGTGGCGTAACACTTCACCGGGCTGTGTTCCAGCACGGGGTCGGTCAGGGCGGTGAGGATCATCTTCTCCAGCCGCTGTCGGCTGAACAGGCTCATCTGCGTTCTCGTCGGTCCAAGCCATTTCCCTTCACCCTGTCTGCCCGGCCTGAGCGCGGGGAGTTCCACTTTGATCTGTTCCCGGAGTGTGCGGAGGGCTTCCTTGTCGAAATACAGGATGTCGTCCTTGGAGATATGTCCCCACATCTCGTTCGCCTTTTCCAGGCTTCCATAGCCATACAGACATCCGTTCATCGCGCCGATGGATGTTCCGCTCACCGCGGTGATGTAGGTTTCCAGACCGAATTCCCGGATTGCTTTCCATACGCCGATCTGGTAGGCGCCTTTGGCGCCACCCCCGGCAAACACCAATCCGATATCCCGCACCGTTTCCATGATTGTTACCTTAGCGAAAACAAAAAAGGAAAACAAGGTTGCCGGTCATTTCCTTTTTTCCTATCTTGGAAGAAGAAGGAGTAACGAGCATGATCTTTTTGCAAACGCTTGCATCGTATTATCTGACAAGATATTGTTACGTCACCGCTTCGATGAACAAATCAAAAGTGACCCGTTTCCTGTTGATCCTTGCCAATGCGGCCGTCGTCTCGATGATCTGGTCCAAGCAGGTTCTTTCCCTGGTTTCATAATCCGTCAGATCTGACGGAGGGAAGGAGCCGGCTCAGACGTCGGAATCCTCGTACGGTTCCTCTTCCTCGTCCTCATCAGGGCCATCTCCGTACGACGAATCGTCTTTTTCCCCATCATCGTCATCATCATCCACCGGGTCGTCATCCACCGCGTCCCCGTCATCCTCACGGTTCATCTTCTGGAATGCCGAGTCCATCTGTTTCTCATGCTGGACTTCCCGGATGATCTCATCAATGTTCGCCTCGGTGTACGTCTCCCAATTGCTCTCGTCCTCATCCAGCAGGTCATCGGTCAATTGGTCGACCACCATGTCGACGTATTTGGGATTCCCGTCGTAGGCAAGGGCGTCCTTTGTCCGTTTTTTTGCTGCTTCAATGATCTTCCAATAGGTCTCCGAGGCCATGACGTTCTGACGTTTCTTCTCTTTGTCCGACAAGCCTTCTGGTTCCTGGTAATGGCAGTTCTCCTGTTTCATCACGGAAAGCGGGATGACGGAGTTTGATTGCCGGGCGCGATTGACCGTACAGAACGGTGTGCTTCCCAGCGTCACGTAGTATTTGCAAAGCCTTCCCTTGCAGAACGGTGGCAGTTTGATGCTCATATGGTTCTCCCCACAAAATCGAAATACCATGCTTGGGGGTTGTTGTCAACAACGGACACGCGAATCCCTTACCGGTTTTTTCTGTTCGTTTGGACACTTTTGCTTTATACTGGGGGCATCCGGAGGTTCCCATGGAGTACATCGGCGCATTGGACCAAGGTACGACCAGTACCCGTTTCATCCTGTTCGACCAGCAAGGAGAGATTGTCGCAAGCCACCAGGTGGAGCATCGGCAGATCTATCCACAGCCGGGATGGGTGGAGCACGATCCCTACGAGATCTGGGCCAACGCCTGTACCTGCATTTCTGCCACGCTTCAGTCGTCCGGAGTGCCCAAAAGCGCCCTGCGGGGCATCGGCATCACCAACCAGCGGGAGACGATCATCGCTTGGAACCCCCACAACGGCAACGTCTATCACAACGCCATCGTCTGGCAGGACCTTCGTGGCAGCCAGATCGTCAAGGACGTGGAGAAAAAGGTGTCCGTCGAGTGGATGCAGAAAAAGACAGGGCTGCGCATCAGCCCGTATTTCTCCGCGTCCAAGATTGTCTGGCTTCTGAGGAATGTGCCGGGTCTCAAGGTGGCGGCCCAGAAAGGGGAGGTGGTGTTCGGTACGGTGGACAGCTGGTTGATCTGGAACCTCACCGGGGGAAAGACGTTGGTCACCGACGTGACCAACGCGTCCCGCACCATGCTGATGAACATTGATACGCTGGGTTGGGACGATGAACTGCTGGACCTGTTCGGCGTTCCCCGCCGTGCGCTTCCCCAGATCGTGCCTTCCTGCGGAGTGGTGTACGGAAAAACCATTCTGGACGGGCCCTGCATGGGGGAAGTGCCGGTATGCGGGACGTTGGGGGACCAGCAGGCCGCGTTGTTCGGACAGGCCTGCTTCACCGAAGGGATGGGCAAGAGCACCTATGGGACAGGGTGCTTCCTGTTGGTGAACACCGGGGAGAAGAAAGTCACCTCCAAGATGGGGTTGATCACCACCGTCGCCTATCAGATGGCGGGACAGAAACCCCGCTATGCGTTGGAAGGCTCCATCGCCGTGGCCGGTTCGCTGGTGCAGTGGGCCCGGGACAATCTGAAGATCGTCTCCTCCCCCCAGGAGTTGGACCAGCTTGCCATGTCCGTGCCGGATTGCGGCGGGGTGTACATCGTCCCGGCCTTCTCCGGTCTGTTCGCCCCGTACTGGCGCAGTGACGCCCGCGGTGTCATCGCCGGCCTTACCGGATATGTGACCCGTGCCCACCTGTGCCGGGCAATCCTGGAGGCTACGGCATTCCAGGTCAACGACATCTTCGAGGCGATGGAAATGGACAGCGGCATCAAGATGCGGACGCTGAAGGTGGATGGGGGGCTGACCAACAGTACTCCGTTGATGGAGTTCCAGTCCAACCTGTTGGCAATCCCTGTGATTCGTCCTAAGATAGTGGAAACTACGGCGCTGGGCGCTGCGTATGCCGCGGGCTTGTCCGTCGGGGTGTTCCAGGACTTCACCCAACTGCAGAAGCAATGGCAGGAAGAGCGGAGATGGGAACCGAAGATGGATGATGCGAACCGACAGCGGAAGATCCGGTTGTGGCGGAAAGCGGTGAGCCGGACGCTGGGCTGGAAGAGTGGAGACACACCGTAAGGGAAGGGAGAGTGGCCCGATGGGTTTGACGATGAGTTCGCCGATGGACTACGTGAAGATGGTGCTCCAGGTGGGATTCCTGGCATGGGTCTTCTACCAGTTCTATGAGGCGGTGGTGCAGACGAAAGCGCAGCAGATCGTCCGGGTGATCGTAACGTATGCGGCGCTGTATGCCGTCAGTTACACGCTCCGGCTTTCCGTCCTGACATGGGTGTTGCGGGGCGTTTTCATTCCGTTGTGGGTGTTCATCTGCATTATCTACCAACCGGAAATCCGCCGTGCGTTCTCCCAGCTGTGGAGCGGGCACGGACGGCTTTTCCACCTTGGTGGCCAGACGACCACCAGCGACCAGCTGGACAGCGTGCTGAACGCCTGCAACGTGCTGGTCAACAAGAAACGAGGCGCGTTGATCGTCTTCCCCCGGAGAATGGGCATCAAGAACATCATTGATACCGGCACACGGATGGACGCGGATATCTCCACCTCTTTGATCCTCACCGTGTTTGACCATGACACGCCGCTTCATGACGGTGCCATGGTGATCGAGGATGGACGGATCGTCGCTTCCGGGTGTTATCTGCCCCTCTCCGAGCAGACGGACATCCGCAAGTCGTTCGGTACCCGGCACCGTGCCGCCTTGGGCTTGGCGGAGGAATCGGATGCCGTGGTGATCGTCGTCTCCGAGGAGACCGGCGCCATTTCCTTGGCGTACAACGCGAACCTGTACTACGACATGGATGATGCGACGATCAAACGGCTGGTGATGGCGCTGTTCAGCTATCATGACATCACGCCGGATGAACTGCAGCAGGAGGGTGGCGATGATCAGGCGGAATAAGGTGCTTCAGACCATCACGTACAACTGGGCGGCGAAAATCTGCGCCCTGATCCTTGCGTTGCTCCTGTATCTGTTCGGCGCGTATTCCAATCTGGATACCCGGATCGTCAACATCCCGGTGGATGTGAAACTTCCGACCAATGTGCTGGCGGGTTCCACGCTCCCCAGCACCGTGCAGGTCAGTATCCGCGGGGATGACGATGTGATTTATCTGGTCGACCCGA from Sphaerochaeta sp. includes these protein-coding regions:
- the cdaA gene encoding diadenylate cyclase CdaA, producing the protein MGLTMSSPMDYVKMVLQVGFLAWVFYQFYEAVVQTKAQQIVRVIVTYAALYAVSYTLRLSVLTWVLRGVFIPLWVFICIIYQPEIRRAFSQLWSGHGRLFHLGGQTTTSDQLDSVLNACNVLVNKKRGALIVFPRRMGIKNIIDTGTRMDADISTSLILTVFDHDTPLHDGAMVIEDGRIVASGCYLPLSEQTDIRKSFGTRHRAALGLAEESDAVVIVVSEETGAISLAYNANLYYDMDDATIKRLVMALFSYHDITPDELQQEGGDDQAE
- the glpK gene encoding glycerol kinase GlpK, producing the protein MEYIGALDQGTTSTRFILFDQQGEIVASHQVEHRQIYPQPGWVEHDPYEIWANACTCISATLQSSGVPKSALRGIGITNQRETIIAWNPHNGNVYHNAIVWQDLRGSQIVKDVEKKVSVEWMQKKTGLRISPYFSASKIVWLLRNVPGLKVAAQKGEVVFGTVDSWLIWNLTGGKTLVTDVTNASRTMLMNIDTLGWDDELLDLFGVPRRALPQIVPSCGVVYGKTILDGPCMGEVPVCGTLGDQQAALFGQACFTEGMGKSTYGTGCFLLVNTGEKKVTSKMGLITTVAYQMAGQKPRYALEGSIAVAGSLVQWARDNLKIVSSPQELDQLAMSVPDCGGVYIVPAFSGLFAPYWRSDARGVIAGLTGYVTRAHLCRAILEATAFQVNDIFEAMEMDSGIKMRTLKVDGGLTNSTPLMEFQSNLLAIPVIRPKIVETTALGAAYAAGLSVGVFQDFTQLQKQWQEERRWEPKMDDANRQRKIRLWRKAVSRTLGWKSGDTP